The Procambarus clarkii isolate CNS0578487 chromosome 12, FALCON_Pclarkii_2.0, whole genome shotgun sequence DNA window ACTTACATGCTTAACTAACTTTAGGGTTCAGTCCTCGAGCCCATTTTgtcctgtaaccctttccacttccacccacaggatgggcttggggtgcataataaatgaactaaactaaactcgtGTAGTGTCAATTTGTAAATCCAAAAGATAAATTAACTGTATTTTCTAGCTGACTTTATGATAAAGTTTCCCAAGAGATGGGTGTCAGAAGTTTGGACGGCGCAATTTCAGTGCTTGCTATAGGCGCTGTTTTCTCTCCACACACCATTGTACACTGGGAAGAGAACCTAGAGCACATCCAGCTCCAAGTACTCTTAATTCCTGGCAGATGTACACCAAAATGTACAGACAACAATGACAAAAAACCCATCACTTAAATGAAAGCAGACTCTGGAGCCAGGGCGACGGAGACCGGACACACGTGTACCATCAGAACAGAACGGAAGGTGGGGCAGCCGGCTGACCGCAGGCCACCTCCATCTTCACACCAAACAAGTGTGGGAGGTGAGGTGAACGAGCTGGCAGTAATTTCGAGAATTTTCGATAGATTCGAAAGTTTCGTGAGAATCTTTAGGCGGTTCTCGAGGCTGGGGTCTCGTAGGAAGACAGCAGCTAGTGGCTTCAAACGAGAAGCCACTGCCAGCTTCTCGTTTCGCTGGTAGGGAAACAAGTGTTTTGTTTCAGACACTGGGTGGCTTTCCTGGAGAGGTGGCAGAcaagaataaattaataacattgTTAATCATACATACCTgcgcctctctccccccccccatcccccaggtTCCGGCACACTTTCAGATGCTTCAGGAAGCCACCgaagctcacccagaaattggcattgcatccaacttttttttttaaatgttgacACCCAGTTTGCCTTTTTTTCCCCTCATTTCTGGGATTGGGATCTAACCTGCTGCTGTGGTAAAACCAACATGTGTAATGGTAGTAATACTATTAAAAACCTTCGAGGTCTCTTATGTACTTATCAGAAACAGTTCTCGCCTGCCAGGCCCGTCGTCAGGTGCCCCTGACTCTTTATAAACTTCCGCAAATCTTCGGGGAAAATGAAGTAATACCAAGACAaaatcaatctctctctctctctctctcactctctctctctctctctgactctctctctctctctctctctctctctctctctctctctctctctctctctctctctctctctctctctctctctctctctctctctctctctctctctcctctctctctctctctctccctatctctctctctctctctctctctctctctctctctgtctctctctctctctctctctctctctctctctctctctccctctcctctccctctctctctctcctctctctctctctctctctctctctctctcctctccctctccctctccctctctctctctctctctctctctctctctctctctctctctctctctctctctctctctctctctctctcactctctctctctctctctctctctctctctctctctctctcctctcactctcactctctctctctctctctctctctctctcttctctctctctctctctctctctctctctctctctctctctctctctctctctctctctctctcaccctctctctctctctctctctctctctctcctctctctctctctctctctctctctctctctctctctctctctctctctcacttctctcactctcactctctctctctctctctctctctctctctctcttctctctctcctctctctctctctctctctctctctctctctctctctctctctcctcactctctctctctctctctcactctctctctctctctctctctctctctctctctctcctctctctctctctctctctctctctctctctctctctctctctctctctctctcactctctcactctctcctctctctctcttctctctctctctctctctctctctctctcttctctctctctcctctctctctctctctcttctcctcactctctctctctctctctctctctctctctctctctctctctctcttctctctctctctctctctctcctctctctctctctcactctctctctctctctctctctctctctctctctctctcttctctcctctctctctcactctcactctctcactctctctcctctctctctctctctctctctctctccttctctctctcactctctctctctctctctctctctctctctctctcttctctctctctctctctctctctctctctctctctctctctctctctctctctctctctctctcactctctctctctctctctctctctcctctctctctcctctctctctctctcactctctcactctctctctctctctctctctctctctctctctctcactctctctcactctctcactctctctctctctctctctctctctctctcctctctctctctctctctctctctcactctccactctctctctctctctctctctctctctctctctctctctctctctctctcttctctctctctctctctctctctctctctctctctctcactctctctctctctctctctctctctctctctctcctctctctctctctctctctctctctctctctctctctctctctctctctctcactctctctctctctctctctctctctctctctctctctctctctctcactctctctcactctctctctctctctctctctctctctctctctctctctctctctctctctctctctctctctctctctctctctctctctctctcactctctctctctctctctctctctctctctctctctctctctctctctctctctctctctctctctctctctctctctctctctctctcactctctcactctctctctctctctctctctctctctctctctctctctctcactctctcactctctctctctctctctctcttctctctctctctctctctctctctcttctcctctctctctctctcttctctctctctctctctctctatatatatatatatatatatatatatatatattatacatataatgtgtgtgtacaaTATATGCACATGCCAATCCACTACGGTCACCAGTTACTTTGTCTTCCCTAATTCCCTAACGCATTCATAAAGACTTAATCACACTATATTTCGGCACTACCCAGCGCTGTTGCCCATGGAGAGAATTGCAATGTGTCTTCCCATCCAAGGTTGACAAATTTCACGCGACTCCCTCGGGCGACTCCCATACGCCGAGCTAATACTGTACACTGCTTGCCCTAGTGGAGCACTTTTTCTAACATTTATATCTCTGAACCGCGAGCTGAGCATTTGATGTTTCTGTCGCTGCACTGAGTGGAGCACTGACTACGTCGAAATTTATTGGTACGATATTGTAAGATTAAATCAAATTTTATCTTACTGAGTGCTCCGGATTAATACGTCCTAATACCTTTCCGTAACACTGTGAGATATCCTTTCTCGAGTGATTTATCTAAAAAGTTAGATAATAGGTGACATTTTGcaatctccttcagcagccatggTGAGATTAAGTCTGGCCCCACTAACTTCGTTACATCTATAGTTCCTCCAGGTGCTTTCTTACCGCTTCTACAGTAACTACACTATCATCCATCGTTTACAAAATCAATTAGAGGAATGAGGTGACTCAAACCAGAATCCTGTgaattcagtggaatcccaggttgtataacTTACACTATGTCGTGGTGCAGGGGTAAGGTGCGCAGCTGGGGGTATCTGTTCGCTGGTTCAAAGTGACTCGAATCAGCAAACATTATTTTCTGGCCTTTCATCTCATGACGTAGGTAGAACATAACACTTGTTCTActgtaaagacctcctgaaatcTTTTAAGTGCCTCACATTCCTCATTATAATTTTCTGTTAGAATTCCCCTTGTTACCTCAATCTGAGTATATGGTCtcgcactgttgtttttctccttataTGGCTCTAGAACACCTTTGGCTGGTCCTTAGTTTTTTGTAGCAATACCATTTTCAAATTGCCTCTCAGCTTCTCTCCTAACTCGGGGGTATTCGTTTCTGGTTCTCTTAGTGCCACTCTATTGTCCTCTGTTTCTAGTTATCTGAGCTTTTCACAGGCCTTTAGTAGTGAATACTTTATCAAGTATGATAAAGTGGTGGTCATTAGCTCCTAGAAGCATCTCATACTCTGTCAACATCTGTCTCATTTTGGGAAGACTTCATGTATAGAGTCGGCGGTGGGTTCTCTGCTCTTACTCTTCTTGGATCTGTAATATGTTGCACAGGATGGGTTTCGGTGCATtgtcacccacaggataggtatggggtgccctACCACCCATAAGATGTGCattaccgcccacatgatgggtatgcggtgcactaccgcccgcaggatgggcatggggtgctGCCCACAGTATGTGGCGGCTCGTGTATAACTATCTACATTGTTTGTATTTGCGTGGTTGCGTTGCGTGTGCGTGGCGGCGAAGGCGTGTGGCGCGTGCCAGCAGCACCAGAGTGCCGGTGCCGCCGCCTGACAGTTGACCGGCAGCAGGGCAAGGGGTCGCACGCGCGCCTGCCACTCTCGTTAACTCGCTCGTGTCGGGCACCACAGtctactggtggtgttgaccgcTGGCTCCcccggggcagcagcagcaggcgcagGGCACGACATGCCCCCGCTTCAGTGACCAGTGTGACCGCCAGGGAACGGGCCGCAGCGGCCTGGAGTCCCAGCCGCTGgaagtgctggtggtgtatgtgtgtgagtgtgtgtcgcaCTCCTGCCGCCTCCTCCTGCTACGTGCTGCTCCACACTTCCCCGTGTCACCTGTGTCATGCTCGGGCCCGGCCTGGGCTGACACGCCCTCCTCACCACTACCGTctcctgttatggtggtggtgatgacagtcccATCCGCTGCTCGGAGCTCCTACCTGTGACTGGTCCGTTGGAACTCACCCGCTGCTCGGAGCTCAATCCCTGCTCGGAGCTCAACTGCTGCTCGGAGATCACCCGCTGCTGGAAGCTCGCTTttgttagtgagagtagtgagggggGCCGTGAGCCGCTCCAGCCAGGTATGAATGTGAGACCCCACTAGCGGCGAGGTGGTGTGTCGGCTTGTGGGAGCGGGCGTGTACAGGCGGCATTGGATCCGCCCATGTCCCTAACAGCACAGGAGGTGGTGGAGCGCGCGGGCGTGGAGTTGTCTAAGTGCATCACGGGTCTTGGGCTTCGCTCCCGCAGTAGGGAGAGAGAGGTGCGGGAGGCGCCCCTGGGACCAGGCGGCACCAGTGGAGGCGGGGAGGGGGGCAGGATGGGCTCGGTGAGGCGAGGTGGGGTTATGGAGAAGGTGGCTAACGTTCTGTGTGGAAACACTGTCGCCTCAAGCGGACTCGTTAATGGTAAGACAAAGATGGACAAGCCCGTCCCCCCAGAGAAGCCCAGTCGCTTCCTGCTGGGGAAGGTGAGGAATGGCGGAATGCCCGGGCCCCCGTTGGGCAGCCCCGCTATCCCTTTCAACGGTCACCAAGGCTCGCCTCGGCCGTTGAGGGCTTCGCGGTCCCCAGCACATATCCTGAGGGGACACCGCTATCTCTCATGGGACGAACTTATCCGTGACGAAGCCTTCCTAGCTAGATTTTTCACGTATTTTTCACCCATCGAAAGGACTGTACTGGCACAGGTGTGCCTCAGATGGCGCACGGTGCTCTACCAGCCACGGTTCTGGCACGGCATACGGCCTGTCCTCAACTGCCGTGAGATGCGTCACACCAACGTCGAGCTCACCACAGACATGCGACGACGCTTCTATGTGTCGGTGCAAAAGCGCGGATTTGATTCCCTCGTCCTCATGTGTGCAAATGACGAGGACCTTATGGACCTGGTGGCAAACTATGCCGTCAACCACACCAAAGCCCTGCGCTCGGTGGCTCTCCGCTGCTCCAACATATCCGACAAAGGACTGGAAACTCTCTTGGATCATTTAAACGGCGTTTATCAGCTGGAGCTGCAAGGCTGCAACGACGTGACGGAGGCGGGGCTGTGGGCGTGTCTCAATCCCCGCATCGTCTCCCTATCTGTGGCCGACTGCATAAATGTGGCTGACGAAGCAGTGGGAGCCATTGCTCAGCTCCTTCCCTCCCTGTACGAGCTCAACCTTCAGGCCTACCATGTCACGGACGCCGCCCTCGCCTTCTTCAGTCCCGCCAAACGTCCACACTCTCAATCCTGCGGCTACACTCCTGCTGGGAACTCACCAATCACGCCGTTATCAATATAGGTTCGTATAGTTCTTGCTCTCATTCTCTTCACATGCCCAAATTGACCGTTAAACGTGCTGCCCTCATTTACCGAACCCTTGCAGAATGGTAGTTACCAACAACGGCTGTTGACGAGTCAGAATCACTGTTTAGTAACTTAAGATATTGCTTTCTTGAATTCGTGAACTTAAGAATCTGAAGTACTTCCTCCAATTATCTGTTTTTGCTGATAATTGCTCAGAgtatgtggtatatatatatatatatatatatatatatatatatatatatatatatatatatatatatgacaggaaACTGGTCGCTCttgagtctttagttttcccaatgaggtcATCGCCCACCCTCCTttaagaacttaagtgcacatttaccccaggcgcccagagtctcagagcctatcggcacgaacctgtaacaacgttctaggtctctgtacttgttggttttctacacacacacacacacacacatatatatatatatatatatatatacatatataaatttgtgagatatatatatgtatacacacaaaAGTCCTTCAGTTTGATTTCAAAAAGCATTCAATATTTAACGCTGATGTTGAATTTGTTGAAACAAAGTTAAATATATCAACAAGTAACAAATATTTGTTAATTAGTGAGaacaaataatttatttttttgGCATTCATGCGTTAAGGACATTGTTTGTAAAAATCTACTAATAATTAAATAACTAAACATGAACATTGAGAATCAATTTGTTATTTAAATTCATAGTATACCTCAGCTACATGTTTgcttatttgttttgtttttgtgctCAGACCACGTGGTAGACCTAACACGTGATGCAAGGTGAATGGGGGGCGAGATATTTCTTACTgtgattaattaattgttttcacATATAGATTTGTTCCATCCTTGCTTGAGTTGACAGGTGTTGATCACTGGTGTGTTGACCAATGTGTTGACACCTTTAGTCAAGCGTCAGTATTACTGTATTCAGGTGTGTTACTGTAGTCAGGTGTCACTGTAGTCAGGTGGCTGTTCTACTGGAGTTAAGTGTTCTAGTCAAGTGTTAACGTGTGAGGTGATCCCTGGAGGCTGACCTGGGGATCAACACGGGGCTGCATGTTGCACGTTGCATGGCGAAATATTTTATAGACTGAGCCCCTCACCAATGGCCAGTCAGGCTACTCTTAGAACAGGGCAGACTGAGGCGTTTTACGAGCCGACCCCTCTCACGGTCTATGATATAAGGATGTGATAGGAAGcctcctctcccaccccctccctcccacatacCTTCGGAGGAATGTTTAACTTACAGCCCAAACATTTCCTTAAAAATTTTGACAAAGTTTCCTAAGTTATTTCTGGCTTGAATAAGAACGTATAGTCTTAACTAGTGTAATAATGAGATGTATTTTAAGGCAGTGACATGAACCTTATTATATTAATACACGTAGAGCCGGCGAGGATGGTCATACCATAACTAGGTCAACCCGAATTAGAAACTAAGGTTGTCCTCTCCATAGAGGCCATCACTGGACCTGAAGGCGACGTCGGAGGAATAATTCACCAAAGAGCTGAGCCCTAAAGGTGCTGacctgaacataagaacaaaggcgagACTTTAATATAAGTGAACATATATCAAGAAGAAGGAAGGCATGAGTAAAGTGAGGAAAGTCCCTAGGTGGAGGCAGAGGGAGGACGTATAGGCCGCAGGATGAAGCGGGTGTGGGGGGTGGACAATCGATACGGGTCGTCCACGAGGCTATGACGTAAACACACGGGTCGACCCCACTCACGTGCTGCCCCGCCAACACTTGTTTACTCTTTTGTTTACACCTGTCTCTAAGGCAGAGGTGACGCTAGAGGGTGTAAGTGGAGGTGGTAAGTGGAGGGTGGAAGGAGgcatgtggagggggggggggaagaggcaagtggagggtgatggaggaaagtgtgtgtgtgggagtgggggtgtggggttggAGGAGGCAAGTTGGAATGCTTGTGTTTCCCGTTCGTGAGCACCGAGCATATGGACAATGTTGGACATTTATTTTGCGTTCGTGAGCAGCGCGTGTGACATGATGAGCTCTTATTACTAACACTTCGTGATACAAAATATGTAGCACATTGGCATTATTTCCATCATTtatgcagtggttcttggtttagATTTCCTTTAATATTGACTCCAATAAATGGAGAAATCTGGTGTTATTGTACTGCAGAAGGTGAACAAGAGGCCTTTAACTGAAGATTACTAGCAAAACAACTGTAAATACAGATAACTTATCAGCTATATAGTAATGGGAAATAAAGGTCAATAGAAGATCAAATTTAGTTAATATCTCACTTCAAATGTTTGTATCGGTCTAAACAAATGAGCTATAAATTGGACCATCGTGAAGAGACAGATGACGTTAATAATGGTCGTCTTTTTATGCAATTTGCGTGAAGCTTTTCTCCTTCCGATAAAACTTTAAATTCGAATTTAAAGAAATGTGTGTACAAAGAGGACAAAATATAAATTATGAGGACAGAAGCTACACGAACtaataaagccactattatgcaaagcgttttcaGTAAAACTTAAAATAATTTGGAATACCAAATTATTGAAAGCTGTGTTGGGTAAACACTAAATGCTAAAAGGCAAGTTAcccaaaaattggaaaaattaaagaaaaataataggtgagtacaataaaaAGGTGATACTTAATGACGACACTCATAtatagactattacattatggagtcactatagttctagcaacagtacagtagtttatttacatttgTAACAGAACGGAAATACTAAGCAGTAATTCACTGCTGGCCAAGTATAGAGCTACCTGCCCTATCATACTCATGCCGGTGATTAGAGCTGTAGAGCTACGATGTAAAAAacaattagtggctttaggtattgtatgtaccatctctatctataaatccaactttatgtttgtaactcatcttctatgtatgtacttttatctgaataaaaaaaaatatgaattcgaatttgaatttgaaacccgCGCAGGAACCACCACCGCTTCGTCTTTATTTTAGATGTCCCCCAAGTGCACCTTTATTGATTTGATtttaataacattaataatagtaaagttaaacaagtAATATATATACAGTCTGATTACAATCATTACATTTACATCAGATATAATTTTTTCCTCATCAGCATTCTAAAATAAGTGAAAAAAtgggcatgttgttgttgttgtcaggtCGGCCATTATTAAATTGTCGAGTATGAGCGAGGCGTCGGCCGCGGCGTCACCTCGGGAGGGAATTACGTAATTACACTCGTCACGGCGTTCATGGTAGGTGATTACCTGGATTGTTTAAAGCCTTGTGGAGTAGTGGCAAGGATTTAAATACCAGCGGGTAATGGATAACGACGCTGTCACTACGAAACGCTCGTGCCCGATAAAATCACCTGAAATATTGTTTTGTTTTGCTGATTGTAATGCAGTGTTTGTGTTggcggggaggtgggggggggggggagagaggaggggtcgTTGCTAAGGAATCTACGACTATGGTTGTGGAAATGGTCATTATATACCACGCTAGCGATACCAAGGACCCAGAGTGGCTATCGTGCCAAGCTACCAACATCAAGGGTCTAAAGCAGGTATCGTACCAAGCTAGCAATACTAGGTCCTAGTATTGCTACCTAGCTACTAAGCTAGCTAACTAGGTCCAGACTGGTTATCGTAGGAAACTAGCGATTCCCTGACGGATAGTGCTTATCCCTAATTTGGTTGAAGTTattgaaataaatatattcatttttttcgaGGGGATCTTAACACTcaagtggtttgcagtggtagtagTTAAGAGCAGTCGGCCCATAGCGATTGGACCTGAGAGCAATTGTTGGGCATGGCAAGACGTTTGGGCACGTCTCCTTCCatctgatacctctgttcaccagGCAGTAAATATAAGTTAATTGAATTTagcggggggggggtggaatctgCATGCGGCCTTTCATTGAACTCAGTGCGGCCTTTGAAACCAATTTTAAATTCATGTGAACAATAATGAACAATAGCACTCTAATACAATTGATAACTTGCAATGCTTTAATAGTCAGACCTTAAAATGGAAAAACTATGGTAAGGAAATCTGTGAtccagaaaatataataattaataatagttAATTTGATTGGGGACAGGCAGCCCATATTTATACATACGTTAGGTTTATACCGaggcccccccccaaaaaaaaatagagTGAGGGGATGGGCCTCGGTAGGGGGTTGCACCCTAGGGAGGGCCACTACTGGCACTCCCNNNNNNNNNNNNNNNNNNNNNNNNNNNNNNNNNNNNNNNNNNNNNNNNNNNNNNNNNNNNNNNNNNNNNNNNNNNNNNNNNNNNNNNNNNNNNNNNNNNNNNNNNNNNNNNNNNNNNNNNNNNNNNNNNNNNNNNNNNNNNNNNNNNNNNNNNNNNNNNNNNNNNNNNNNNNNNNNNNNNNNNNNNNNNNNNNNNNNNNNNNNNNNNNNNNNNNN harbors:
- the LOC138363916 gene encoding F-box/LRR-repeat protein 16-like isoform X1; the encoded protein is MSLTAQEVVERAGVELSKCITGLGLRSRSREREVREAPLGPGGTSGGGEGGRMGSVRRGGVMEKVANVLCGNTVASSGLVNGKTKMDKPVPPEKPSRFLLGKVRNGGMPGPPLGSPAIPFNGHQGSPRPLRASRSPAHILRGHRYLSWDELIRDEAFLARFFTYFSPIERTVLAQVCLRWRTVLYQPRFWHGIRPVLNCREMRHTNVELTTDMRRRFYVSVQKRGFDSLVLMCANDEDLMDLVANYAVNHTKALRSVALRCSNISDKGLETLLDHLNGVYQLELQGCNDVTEAGLWACLNPRIVSLSVADCINVADEAVGAIAQLLPSLYELNLQAYHVTDAALAFFSPAKRPHSQSCGYTPAGNSPITPLSI